Within the Nocardioides humi genome, the region GTCGCTGAACTCGATGTCCGGCCGGAGCTTCAGCGTCCAGTTGATCGCGTCCCCGGACTCGGCCGAGAGCGCCAGGCCGGGCTGGATCCCGTCATTCGTGGGGTTCAGCAGTACGTCGTAGATGGCCTGGAAGATGTAGCCGGACTGGTTCGCGGCGTTGAGTTGGATCGCGCCCACCGGGTCGACCGATGGACCGAGGTTGGTGGCGAGGTAGGTGAGTGTGCCGCCCGTCTTGGGCTTGTCACCCCCGTCGCTCCCGTCGTTGCCCCCCGAGCCGCACGCAGCCAAGAACGCGGTCGCGGCAACGGCGGCGACCACACCCATTCTGATCGATTTCATGATTTCTCCGCTCAAACGAAAGACGGGACGATAGGGCTTCAGTCCGCATGACCTGACCAGCCGGCCGGTCGAGATGTAACGTAGGTCACTGCCCCCGGCTGCGTCAACCAAGACGATCTCGACAGCCCGACGAAGCATCTGGCTTTGGAATTTTGTTGGTGCGCATGACGCGCGCTGTCACGCCGGCAGGCGGCGTGCGATGAGGACGGTTCGACGACCCTTGAAGACCAACGTGTCATCTTGGTTGAGCCCCCAGTGGGCGAACTCGACCACCCCGGCGTCGCTCCGGTCGGTCGCGGCGTGCACGGCGAGCACCTCGGTCAGTGCGTACAGGGTGTCGCCCTGATAGACGGGTGTCAGGAACCGAAAGTCGTCGTAGCCCAGTTCGGCGACCACGTGCTCGGTCGCGTCCTGGCTGGCCAGCCCCAGCACGGTCGACGCCGTGATCAGGCCGAAGACCACGAAGCCAGAACCCAGGGCCTCGTCCCGATCGGCCCGGTCGTTCCAGTGGACCTGGGCGGTGTTCACCACGCTGCGCGCCAGGAAGCTGCCGGTCACGGCGTCGACGGTCATGCCTCGGGCGTGCCGCATCCGCTGGCCCCGGCGGAAGTCCTCGAACCAGGTCCCCGGGCTGCGGATCGCGCCGCTCACGAGGTCACCCCTGCGCGCATCGCGACCAGGTTCGACCGGACCAGGTCGACCACCTTCTCGCCGTGCTGGTTGTGGCCCTCGGTGTGCCACGTGATGATGCCGGCCCCGGGTCGTGATGCCGAGGTGCGGCACTCGAGCACGACCGAGTGGGCGCTCAGCGTGTCGCCCGGGTAGACCCCGTGGTGGAAGACGCAGTCGCGCATTCCCAGGAAGGGTCCCGCCGTCTCGCTGAGGTCCTCGACGCTCAGCCCGACGACCACCGAGAGCACCAAGGCGGGGTGGATCGGGGTGTCGGGGTGACCATGCGCGACGGCGTACTCGCGGTTGAGGTATAGCGGGTTCCAGGTGCAGGTGGCTGCACAGAACGTCGTGGAGTCCGACCGGTCGAGCGTGCGCCCCCAGTGGTGGTCGAACCGCTGGCCCACGGAGAAGTCCTCGTACTTGTGACCCCGTTCGATGGTCGGGAAGGCACCGGGGGCGACGTCGGCAAGAGGCACGACAGAAGCCTAGACGATTGATTGCTTGTTGTCTAACAACTATCGTTGAGCACATGGAGAGCCAGACGCTTGCCGGTCGTGCCGCGATCGTCACCGGCGCCGGCGGTGCCATCGGCAGCGCGATCGCGTCCCGGCTGGCCAAGGCCGGCGCCGATGTCGCGATCGTCGACCGGGACTTCACGTTCACGGCCCAGTGGGGCGGCCACGCGTCGGCCTCCGAGATCGCCGCGCTGGTGACGGCTGCCGGGCAGCGGGTGGTCGTGGCCGAGGGTGATGCTGCCGATCGCTCGTTCGTGGAGTCGGTCGTGGCGCGGGCCGAGCGTGCGTTCGATCGCGTCGACGTCCTGGTCAACTGCGCCGGGGGCGCCCTCACGCCCGCCGAGGACAGTTTCGCCTCGACGATCTCCGACGCCGACCTCGAGCTGCTCTTCGCAGCGAACTACCGCTCGACGGTCAATTTCTGCCAGTCGGCCGTGCCGAGAATGCGCGCACAGGGCTCCGGCTCGGTCGTCAACATCACCTCGGGGGTGGGTCACCTCGTGCCCCGCGACGGCTCGCTGGCGCACTATCTTGCCGCCAAGGCGGCGGTCACCTCCTACACCGTCTCCCTCGCCAACGAGATCGGGCAGTACGGCATCAGGGTGAACGCCGTTTCGCCCGGGTTGGTCATGGGGCCGCGCACCGCCGCTCAGGCGGCTGATCGGGGCGCGGGCCGAGAGGAGGCCCGTGAGCGTGTGGCGCTGCGCCGTTTCGGTGATCCCGACGACATCGCGAAGGTGGTGGAGTTCTTCGCCGGTGACCTCTCGTCGTACGTGACCGGCCAGTTGCTGGCCGTCACCGGCGGCTGAGTCGACCCGGCTCAGGCCAGTCCCTCGAGCTCGGCCAGCCCCAGTCGGTCGACGACCGCGGCGAGTCGGCTCTGCTGCTCGTCGGACAGGGGTCGGTACGGCGCGCGCGTGGCCCAGGTCCCCGGTCGGCCCAGTGCCCGGAGCACGCCCTTGTAGACCGGCATGCGGTTGAGCCCTTCCTCCTGCCCGAACCGCGTCGTGGCTGCCTGCGCCTCGACGATCCGTGCATACGCCGTGCTCGCGCGCGCGAGATCTCCGGTGTGCAGCGCGTCGTGCAGCGCGCGAGCCGTCCGCGGCATCAGGTTCTGCACGTGGTCGAGCTCGCCAGTCGCGCCGAGGAGAAACGCCATCGGCAGCCTGACGAAGCCGGTGAGAACGGTCGTCCGAGGTGCCATCCGGGCGTAGGCGCTGGCACAGTTCATCAGGTCGGAGTGGTTCTTGTAGAAGGCGAAGATGTGCTCGTGGCGGGCGAGCAGTCGCTCGTGCACGGCGAGCGGCACCTCGAAGCCGGTCGCTTGGTTGCTCGAGACGAGCACGGGCAGCCGCACGTGCGGCAGTACGTCCTCGTAGAAGGCTTCGAGTACGTCGGTCGTCGGTGCGATGACGTGGCCGAGCGTCGGCGGGTAGAGCTGGATCCCGTCGAGGCCGCGACTCTCCGCCTCCCGGGCGAACCGGATGTTCTCCGCCGCGGTCGGGAACTCGCGGTTGGCGACCACCACGGGAAACCGTCCGGCGGCCTCCTCGACGACGATCTCCCAGACCCGGAAGACCTCCTCGTCGGACAGCAGCGGCCCCTCTCCCGACGAGGCACTGGCGGGCAGGACGCTGATCCCCTCCGACGAGAGCCATTGCACGTGGGCGCGCAACGCGTCCTCGTCGAGGCGTCCCTGGTCGTCGAAGGGCGTCGCGCCCATGCAGAATGAGTGTGATCGGAACTGTGCCGGATCCACGGGCCACCCTTCACTGAGCTATGCTTGTTTGACGGCAATCATCTACATCTGGGCCGAGAGCCTGTCAAGGCGAGTGGGCTGACGCACGAGTCGCCGGTGTCGGTCGGCGTGTGTCTTCCGCGGACGCCAGATATCACAGCAAGGAGTCGCTCTTGTCCGAGCAGAGTGTGTCGCGCAACCGGCAGCAGGAGCGATCCGACACCTCCACCCGCCTGCTCCTGGAGGCGGCGGGCGACCTCATCTCCGAGGTCGGATACGCCGGGATGACGCTGGCGGCCGTCGGCGAGCGAGCGGGCTACAGTCGGGGGATCGTCACGATCAAGTTCGGCTCCAAGGCCAATCTGCTCGCCGCCGTGGTCGATCGGATCACCTCGGGCTGGAGCCACAAGCGCTGGCTGCCTGAGATCAAGGACAAGAACGGTCTTGACGGCTTCCTTGCGCTGATCAAGGCGATCAGCGACGAGTTCGAACGGGACACGCGCGGGGTGAGGCTGCTCTACGCGCTGATGTTCGAGGCGGTCCAGTCGCGAGAGGAGGGGCTCCGCGAGCAGTTCGTGGAATGGCACCGTGCCTACCGGGCCGACCTCGCCGACATCCTGCGCCGCGGCATCAAGGACGGTTCCGTGCGCTCGGGCATCGTCGTCGAGGACGAAGCGGCCGCCGTGATCTCCGGGCTGCGCGGCATCGGCTACCAGTGGATCATCGACCCGCTCGGCTTCGCCGCCGTCCCTGCCCTGCGCCACCTCTACGAGTCCACCGAGGCTCGGCTGCGTCCCCTCGACGATCGGTCCTGAGCCTCAAATCACCGATTGGTCCGGCGCTGGGCGGCGCGGCTGAGTCAAGAGGGTGCTCCTGACCTGCACGATCACGGTTGCCACACCAAAGATCAGCAGGATCCAAAGGAGCACCCTCTTGGTGACGAAGTCTTGCACGCTTGAGCGCACCTCACCGTCCCGGGCAGCGCCGGGGCGAACCCGGACCGCAAGTGCCTGACGGTGATCCACTCGCTGCTGGCCGGCGGGGACTGCATCGAGGACGTCAACGCTCTGCGCGCGGGCTCGACCGGCGCGGTGCTCGGCCACCGGGTCGCTGCCTCCTCCACGGTCGGGACGTTCCTACGAGCGTTCGGCTACGGCCACGCCCGCCAACTCGACGCCGTGACCAGGCGACTCCTCACCCGTGCGGTCGCGGCCGGCGCGCATCACGGCTTCTCCGATCCGAGCGGGTCGGTGACCGTGGACATCGACTCCACGCTGTGTGAGACCTACGGTTTGAAGAAGGATCTGCCGCAACAAGAATGTCAGGTTCTCCATCACCGCACGGATGATCGGCACCGCGGTCAAGGACAAGATCGCCGCGATCACCGATGACGGCTGGACCGCGATCGACTACTTCCTGCCCGGCGCCGGCCTCGCGGAGTTCGAGTTCACCCCGTTCGCGACCGGTCCCCGCGGGAAACTCCTGGCCGAACGCGGCGAGATCCACCCCGTACGGACGATCGTGCGCCGCACCCCGCTCACCGACGCCCAAGCAAGGACAGGGGCCAGGACCGGCCAGGACCCTGAGCAACCGGCACTGTTCCCGATCTACGACTACCACCCCATGATCACCGACCGGGACGGTGACCTGGTCGATGTCGAGGCCGACCACCGACGTCACGCCGAGGTCGAGCTCACCATCCGCGACCTCAAACACGACATGGGGATCAACCACTTCTCGACCAAGAGCTTCGGCGTGAACGCGGCCTGGCTGATCCTCAACACCATCGCGCACAACCTGACCATGATCCGCACCGGCCGGCGCCTCGTCCTACGACTCCCACGCCGATGGCCCTGGGCGCAGCAGATCACCGCCGCCCTGCAGCGGCTCCGGGCACTGCCCGCCGCCAGCGGCTGAGCCGCTCCACCCGCCCACCACGACCCGAGGACCAGGAGAAGCCGGCCAGACCGGCAGGACGCACCTGCCCACCCACCAGCGACCGTTCCTCAACCACTCCCATGGGCCGGAATCAATGCATCGCTCACCAGATCGGTGATCCCAGGCTGAGCCGGGCTCAGGACCGCGCGCGGGATCTCGGGGGACGGGGTGGAGATGGCACTCCAGTTACTTGCTTGTTGACAAACTAACGTGTACGGTCACGACAACGCCTGGCCCCTCGTCCCATGACGACCACCGCGGTGCCCAGGGATCGCTGGGGAGTGTGATGGTCGAGAAGTCCGAGAGGCTGCGACGTTCCGAGCTGGCCGTTCCGGCCACGAGTACCAAGATGATCGCAAAGGCCGCCGCGAGTGAGACGGACCTGGTCTTCCTCGACCTCGAGGACTCCGTCGCCGTGTCGGCGAAGGCCGCGGCCCGAGCCAACGTCGTCGCCGGGCTCGGCGAGCTCGACTGGGGAGGCAAGATCCGCGCCTGCCGCGTCAACGCGATCGGCTCGGACTGGTTCTACGACGACCTCCACGAGGTGGTCGGCGGCGCTGGTCGGCACCTGGACCTGATCGTCCTGCCCAAGGTGATGACCGCCCGCGACGTGTGGTTCGTCGACGATCTGCTGACCCACCTGGAGCGCCGAGCGGGGATCGAGGTCGGTGCGATCGGCATCGAGGTGCTGATCGAGGAGGCGCAGGCCCTCCTCAATGTGCACTCGATCGCCGCGGCCTCGCCGCGGCTCGAGGCGCTCATCCTCGGGGTCGGGGACCTCGCCGCCAGCCAGGGCGTCCCGGGTGCGCACATCGGAGCGGCACCGAGCGACACGGACAGCCGCGGCGGCGACATCTGGGAGTACGCCCGGCAGCGTGTGGTCGTCGCCGCTCGGGCTCACGGGCTCGCACCGGTCGACGGTCCGTATGCCGACTATGGGGACACCGCGGGCTACGCGCGGTCGGCGTCGTCGTTCGCGAGCATCGGGGGCGTCGGCAAGTGGTGCATTCACCCGGCCCAGGTCCCCCTGGCCAACAAGGCATTCTCGCCGTCGGCCGACGAGGTCGCCCAGGCCGAGGAGGTCGTGTCCATGGTGCGCCGGGCCGAGGCCGACGGTCTCGGCGCCGTCGGCGTCGGCGGTGTGATGCTCGACGCCGCCACCGCTCGGATCTTCGAGCAGACCCTCGACCGTGCACGGCTGTGTCAGGAGGCCGGGAGCAGGCGTCGCAACACGCTCGCCCCGCGCAGTGACCACCGGCCAGGCGGTGCCTGGCCGACATCAACGACGATAGGAGACAGGCATGAAGTTCGGCTACGCAGCGACGTTCCAGAATTGCTTCAAGGCCCGCAGCGACTACGACGTTTGGCGCGACGAGCTGCGGCTCACCGACTTCGTGATCGACAACGGCTTCGACTCCGTCTGGGCGACGGAGCACCACTTCACCGACTACGAGATGAGCCCCAATCCGCTGCAGTACCTCTCCTGGGTGGTCGGCCGCTCGTCCTCGATCGAGATCGGCACCATGGTGCTGGTCATCCCGTGGCACGACCCGATGCGCATCGCCGAGGAGGTCGCCGTCCTCGACCACCTCGCCGACGGCAGGTTCACCTTCGGCATCGGCCGTGGGGTCTGCGACTTCGAGTACCAGGGGATGCGGATCCCGATGGAGGAGTCGCGCGAGAGGTTCGACGAGATCGCCGACATCGTGCTCGAGGCGCTGGAGACCGGTCGGATCGAGGAGAAGCCACGCAAGTTCTACCCGATGGCGCCCCGGGACATCCGGCCCGAGCCTTTCAAGTCGTTCAAGGGCCGGCTGGTGGCCGCGGCCGGCTCGACCCCGTCCCTGCCGATCATGGCGCGGCTCGGTGCCGGCCTGCTGCTGGTGCCCAGCAAGTCGTGGGACCAGATCGAGGAGGAGACCGGGATCTACCGCGGCCACTGGGCCGAGATGCACCCGGACACGCCGGCGCCGCGGCCGTTGCTCGACCAGTTCATCTTCGTCCATGAGGACGCGGAGGTGGCCAAGCAGAAGGCTCACCAGTACCTCGGCACCTACTACCGTGAGGTGCTCAAGCACTACAAGTTCGGTGCCTCGGGGCTGGAGAAGGTCAAGGGCTATGAGGGGTACACCCAGTGGGAGACGAAGATCGCCGCGGACCCCGACGGTCACGTCAACGACTTCATCGAGCGCAACGCCTGGGGAACCCCGGACCAGGTGATCGAGAAGCTCACCCATGCCCACCAGCGGACCAACTGCAGCCAGATCCTCGCCCACGCCTTCATGGGGGCATGCCGACCGACGAGGCCGAGCACAGCCTGAGCCTCTTCGCCAAGCACGTCATCCCGGCGCTGAAGGATCTGTGAGTGGTTTGTCCGCCTGTGGTGAGAGGATGTCCGAACGATGACGAGTCAAGGGTTCCAGGACCTCCTGGACTTCTTGAGGCGACGCGGTCGGTCGACCGACGGTGACCCGACCATGGCCGACTTGCGCGCCAAGGTGGTCGCCCTCAACGACCGATTCTACGACCCGCCGGAGCACTCGTTCGACGAGGTCGATGCAGGCGGCGTCCCGTCCGCGTGGGTGCGCAGTCCCGACGCCGGCGAGGGCCGGGTGGTCCTCTACTTCCACGGCGGTGGCTACGGCACGGGGTCGATCCACACTCACCGCGACCTGGCGGCCCGGATCTCCCGGGCCGCCCGTGCGGCGGTGCTGTCGGTCGACTACCGGCTGGCGCCCGAGCACCGGTTCCCCGCGGCCGTCGATGACGGACTGGCAGCCTACGACTGGCTCCTCGACGTGGAGGGGTACGTCGGTGCGCAGGTCTCCTTCAGCGGGGACTCCGCCGGCGCGGGCCTGGCGCTCGGGCTCGGCCTGGCCTGTCGCGACCTGGGTCGTCCGCTGCCGTCCAGCATCGCGGTGATCTCTCCGCTCGGGGACCTTGCCCACTCCGGAGCCTCCGTACAGGAGCGGGCTGCCCGGGATCCGCTGGTCTCCGTCAAGGGCAGCCACGCCTACGCGACTCGCTACGTCCGTAGCTGGCACGACCTGCGCAACCCGTACGCATCGCCCGTCTTCGGGGACTTTGCGGGCATGCCGCCGGTACTGCTCCTGGTCGGCACCGAGGAGGCGCTCCATGACGACTCGACACGGATCGCCGCGACGATCGAGAGAAACGGCGGCGAGGTCGACCTGTCGGTGTGGGAGGGGATGGTCCACGACTGGCCGCTGTTCTCGAGCCAGGTGTCCGAGGGCCAGCAAGCCGTCGACGAGCTCGGTGCCTTCGTGGACAAGCGGTTCGGATGACCCCGAGGACGGGGGCGCTGTCCGACGTCCGAGTCGTCGACCTCACCCAGATGCTGGCGGGACCCTTCTGCACCATGGTGCTCGCCGACCTCGGGGCCGATGTGGTCAAGGTCGAGCCGCTCAGTGGGGACATGGTCCGCGAGCTCGGCCCTTTCGCCTCCGACGACACGATGTGGGCGTTCGGCGGCTACTTCCAGAGCGTCAACCGCAACAAGCGGAGCATCGCCCTGGATCTGAAGAGCCCCGCAGGTCGCGAGGCGTTCCTCAGCCTGATCGACTCGGCGCACGTGGTGGTGGAGAACTACCGCAGTGGAGTGATGGACCGCCTCGGGCTCGGCTACGAGATGCTGGCCGAGCGAAATCCGGCCCTGGTCTACGCCGCGATCCGTGGCTTCGGCGACGAGCGTACCGGTGCGAGCCCCTACCGCGAGTGGCCGGCCTTCGACGTGGTCGCCCAGGCGGTCGGCGGACTGGTCGGGATCAACGGCCGGCCCGGCCAGCCGACCAAGGCCGGGCCTGGGGTCGGCGATCTGTTCCCCGCGGTGCTGGCTGCCGTCGGCATCCTGGCGGCCCTGAGGGACGCCGAGCGCACCGGGCGGGGCCAGTTCCTCGACGTTGCCATGGCCGACGCCGTGTTGGCGCTGTGTGAGCGGATCGTCTACCAGCACTCCTACACGGGCGCGGTTCCAGCTCCGGAGGGCAACGGGCACCCGATGCTGAGCCCGTTCGACATCTTCCCGTGTGTCGACGGGTGGGTGGCGATCGCGGCGCACCGGGACCACTTCTGGGCTCGGCTCTGCGGGCTCGTCGGACGTCCGGAGCTCGCCTCGCACCCTGACTACGCCACCAACGCCGCGCGGGTCCAGCACCGCGACGCCGTGGCGACACTGATCACCGACTGGGCCTCGGCACGCACCCGCGACGAGGTGGTCGAGGTGCTCGGTGGACAGGTGCCGTGCGGACCCGTCCACGACGCGGAGTCGCTCACTCACGACGCGCACTTCGCGGCGCGCGACATGTTGGTGCGGCTCGCACAGCCGGGGAGCTCCCAGGAGCTCGCTGTGGTGGGCAGCCCGATCAAGCTCGCCGGCACTCCGGTCGACACCTTCCGACGAGCCCCTCTGCTGGGGGAGGACGCCGACGACCTGCTCCTCGAGGCGGGCTACGACGAGGCACGGATCGCCGCGTTGCGGAGCGGCGGCGCTCTCGCGCCGCGTCCGGTCTGACGCTCGCGCTGCTCAGAAGCCCGACGGCCGGTGCGGTCCGACGCAGGCGTGCTCGAACATGCCCCAGCCGACCTGGTCGCCGAGCCGGGCACGGACGGCGTGGTCGGTGACCCCGATCGCGCCCAGTGCGGCGATCTCCGGGTCACGCAGGTCGAAGCTGCGCCGTCTCGACCAGTTGGGCCCCATCGGCATGCCGTGCACCCACTCCCAGTCGGTGACGTAGCCCGAGCCCATCCCCAGCGGCACGGCCGTGGCCACCTCGATGTCGATGACGAGCGGCTCGCCGCGCGCGTCAGTCAGCTCGATCCGTGCGGCCACCGGCAAGCGGGTACCGGCGAGGTAGGCGATGTCGAACCGCGGCCAGCCGAGATTCTCGACGGAGCCGTCCGTGCGGACTCGCACCGCCTCGTTCATCCGTCGCTCCCCGTCCGGTGACTCGCTGGCCACGACCATGACGAAGAAGTCCTCGAACTGCAGCGGCACGTAGGTCCACCAGAAGCCATGCGCCCACCGCTCCGGCACCTCCCGCGTGGTGTCGGCGTACCCATCGGACGCACGCCCCAGGACCGGTCCCGGAAGCCGGTCCAGGTCTCGCGCCCGACCACGATCTGCTCGCCGTCCACCTGGAGCTCACCGCTCCACCTGCCGACCTGGGCGAAGCGCGTCGTGTCGTAGGCGGCGTGGTGGGCGGCCGCCTCGTCACCCAGCACCAGCTGCGGTGGTTCGAAGACGGCCGGGAAGGAGCTGTGCCAGGTGAGGTCGGCGGCCAGGCCGTCGGGACCGTCGTCGCAGACCAGCCTCAGTCTGCGCAGGGGGTCCACGACCTCGACCCGGAACGGTCCGACGGCTTGTTCCAGCCGTCGGGTCGCGACCTGGTCCGAGAAGCACAGAGTCCGGAGTCGGTCGTCGCGGCGGACCATGAGGAAGGCGTCGCTCAGCCCCAGGTTCGGGTAGACGCCGAGGCCGGCCACGAAGAACGTGTCCGACTCGTGGTCGTGGCCGTTGAAGTATCCGCGGTCGTAGAAGCGGGTATCGCTCGTCCCGACCCGGCCGAGTGACAGCGTGCTCTGGTGGATCGGGTACTCGTCGAGGGGTGAGGGGCGCACGGTCGCTCCGATCTAGGAGAGCTGCTCAAGCAGCGTCGCGAGGATCGATGGGTGACCTGCGTAGTCGTCGCCGGACTCCGGCGGCTCGAGCCCCTGGTGGATGAGCCGGCGCGTGACCTGGGCCCGGATGGTGCTCAGCCGCAGGGCGGCGTAGACGCGATAGAAGTCGAGGTCGCGCACCTGGTGTCCGGTCCGTGCCTCGTAGCTCGCCACGACGTCCTCGGTCGCGCAGAACCCCGGTAGCCCAGGCAGGCCCATGGCCTCGGCCGTGCCCTGGTTGACCTCGTGCGAGAGAAGGAACCACGCGAGATCGAGCTCACGCGGCCCGAGGGCGGCCATGTCCCAGTCGAGGACCGCGACCGGCTCGAACTCGCGGAAAACCACGTTGCCCAGTCTGGCGTCACCCCAGCTCAGGACCGGCTCCCCCGGATCGCTCGGCCAGTGCGACTCGATCCACTCGAAGGCTCGCTCGATGACCGGCACCCGCACTCCATCCAGGCTGACGGTCCATGCGTAGTGGTCCTGCTGCGCCGCGACGTGCGCACGGAGGGCGTCGACGTTGCCGTTCGTCGCCAGGTGCGGGAGCCGGGCCGCCGGATCGGGGGTGGCGTGGACGGCGGCCAGACACCCGATGGTTCCGTCCTGTACCCGGCGGCGCTCGTGGGGTGCCGCGTCCAGCAGCCACCCCTCGATCGCGTAGGACGGGTTGCCGGTTGGAATCTCGCCGTGGACCCGCTCCATCACGAGGAACGGCGAGCCCAGCGCCTCCGGAGACTCCTCGAACGCGTAGACCGCGGGGACCGGCACCCGGTCGAGCCCGCCCAGGACTTCGAGCACCGCGGCCTGGGTGGCGAGGGGGTACGTGGGGAAGAGCGGGACGGCCTCGGCGCGTGGGGGAAGGCGGAGCACCAGCTCCAGCGTCGACGATCCCGCGTCCGACTCCCAGGTCGCGCTGACCAGGACCGAAACGGCCGAGCTGCCACTGCCCCGCGGCGGTGCGAACTCCTCGAGCGACACCGGTGCGCCGACCCGGCGGCCGAGCCAGGCTGCGAAACGCTCGCGCAGCTCGTCGAGCCCGTGGACGGGTGTGGTGATCTGGCGGGAGCCGTCCAGCGCGAAGCTGCGGGGAGAGGTATTCATCGCATGCCACTCTAGACCGGCTGGCCGGTTGACGCTATGGTGAACGATATGTCCGACCGGGTGGCTGGTCAGTTTGGAGCAAGCAGTTGATCACCGCGACCGACGTGGCCTACCACCCGCCGCCTCCGGGTGAACCCGACTGGGCAGAGACCAACTTCTTCGGCTTCCACGTGCCTGCGCGCAACCTGTGCGGGGCGACGTATCTCGTGGCACGCCAGGGGCTCGGTGTCGCGATGTCGGACGTCACGCTCTTCGATCGGCTCAGCCTGGACCGCAAGGACTCGTTGCACAGCCACACGCGACAGCACCTGATCGCACCGGACGACCTCGCGTCGTACGCGTTACCGACAGGGCTGAGGGTCCGCAGCACTCGACCGCCGTATGACTATGAACTGAGCTACCACGGTTCCGAGGGGGTCGAATTCGACCTCGCGTTCGCCGCACTGATGGAGCCGCACGACATCCAGGCCGGCGGGTCGCCGGAGGGTGCGGCACCGGCCGACATCCTGGACACGCACTTCCGGGGTCACTTCGATCTCACCGGGCGGGTCACCGGCACACTCCGCCTCGGGGAACAGGTCGTGGCCGTCGACTGCGTGGACACGATGGATCACAGCTGGGGTCCAAGACCCGAGCGGCGCACCGGGCCCGGTGGCTGCTGGCTCAGTGCCCATTTCTCGCCCGAGCGCGCGATGCACTGCCTGTTCACCTACGAGTGGTCGCGCCCCCCGCACGAGCAGTACACGTTCGTCCGCGGTTACGTCCTCGACGACGGCGAGGTGCACGAGGTCACCGAGGCGTCGATGCGCTCGACGCGTGTGGGCCACGTCCCTGTGGCGCGTGAGCTCATCGTGCACGACTGCCGCGGTCGGCTGCACCGCCTGTTCGGCACGGCGGTCTCGGGGACCTCGGTCGGGTGGTTCGCTGCGATGGAGATCTACTACCTCCTCTATCGCTGGGAGTCCGACGGCGCCATTGGCCATGGCGCCGCGCAGGAGAACCTCGTCACCAGCGGCTTCACCGAGCAGAACGTGAGGCTCCAGGCCCCGGGCACCGGATCGAGGTGCACGCCGTGTCCATCCTGAACCCCCACGCGCGCGACCTCGCTGTGGTGCGAGAGCCGCTCCGGCGCTGGATCGAGCGACAGGATCCGGCGTTGGGTCGGGTCGAGATCCTGTCGCTGACCGCGAACACAGGAGGCTCTGGGCAGTCCAACGACACCTTCTTCGCGACCGTGGCGCACGACGGAGGGCAACTGGACCTGGTGGTCAGGTGCGGACCGGCGGATGTGTCCCGGGCGTTGTTCTTGGACTATGACATTCCCAAGCAGTTCCGCCTCATGCGCGCGCTGGCCGAGCACTCCGACGTCCCCGTCGCCCCGGTGCGCTGGTTCAGCGAGGACCCGACCCTGTTCGGCGGGCCGTTCTACGTCATGGACTTCGTGGCCGGCGACATCCCCTCGGATTTTCCACCCTGCCTGACCACACCGCTCATCGCCGACGCGACGGAGGAGCAGCAGGGCCGTATGTGGTGGTCGACCGTCGAGACGATCGCGAAGATCGGGTGTACGGACTGGCGGCGCGCAGGGTTGCAGTGGTTGGCGCCGACCGGCGGTCGGAGCCCGCTCGAGCATGACATCGACAGCTACGAGCGGCTGCTGTGGTCGGGTCGTGTCGGTTCACCGGCGTGGCCGGAGGCGGAGGAGGCGGCCGCTTGGCTGCGTGCACACCGCCCCGCCGACGAACCGGTAGGGCTGCTGTGGGGGGACGTCCGGATGCCCAACCTCGTCTTCCGCGACCACTGGGTCGCCGCAGTCCTGGACTGGGAGATGGCTGGCCTCGGCAACCCGGAGGCCGACCTCGTCACGTTCCTCGTCTACCAGTACAACGTCGAACGCCAGATCGACCCGGTGCACTCTCGGCCGCGACCGCCGGGGTTCGGCAGCGACGA harbors:
- a CDS encoding alpha/beta hydrolase fold domain-containing protein; the encoded protein is MADLRAKVVALNDRFYDPPEHSFDEVDAGGVPSAWVRSPDAGEGRVVLYFHGGGYGTGSIHTHRDLAARISRAARAAVLSVDYRLAPEHRFPAAVDDGLAAYDWLLDVEGYVGAQVSFSGDSAGAGLALGLGLACRDLGRPLPSSIAVISPLGDLAHSGASVQERAARDPLVSVKGSHAYATRYVRSWHDLRNPYASPVFGDFAGMPPVLLLVGTEEALHDDSTRIAATIERNGGEVDLSVWEGMVHDWPLFSSQVSEGQQAVDELGAFVDKRFG
- a CDS encoding SDR family NAD(P)-dependent oxidoreductase, giving the protein MIACCLTTIVEHMESQTLAGRAAIVTGAGGAIGSAIASRLAKAGADVAIVDRDFTFTAQWGGHASASEIAALVTAAGQRVVVAEGDAADRSFVESVVARAERAFDRVDVLVNCAGGALTPAEDSFASTISDADLELLFAANYRSTVNFCQSAVPRMRAQGSGSVVNITSGVGHLVPRDGSLAHYLAAKAAVTSYTVSLANEIGQYGIRVNAVSPGLVMGPRTAAQAADRGAGREEARERVALRRFGDPDDIAKVVEFFAGDLSSYVTGQLLAVTGG
- a CDS encoding TetR/AcrR family transcriptional regulator, with the translated sequence MSRNRQQERSDTSTRLLLEAAGDLISEVGYAGMTLAAVGERAGYSRGIVTIKFGSKANLLAAVVDRITSGWSHKRWLPEIKDKNGLDGFLALIKAISDEFERDTRGVRLLYALMFEAVQSREEGLREQFVEWHRAYRADLADILRRGIKDGSVRSGIVVEDEAAAVISGLRGIGYQWIIDPLGFAAVPALRHLYESTEARLRPLDDRS
- a CDS encoding LLM class flavin-dependent oxidoreductase, which produces MKFGYAATFQNCFKARSDYDVWRDELRLTDFVIDNGFDSVWATEHHFTDYEMSPNPLQYLSWVVGRSSSIEIGTMVLVIPWHDPMRIAEEVAVLDHLADGRFTFGIGRGVCDFEYQGMRIPMEESRERFDEIADIVLEALETGRIEEKPRKFYPMAPRDIRPEPFKSFKGRLVAAAGSTPSLPIMARLGAGLLLVPSKSWDQIEEETGIYRGHWAEMHPDTPAPRPLLDQFIFVHEDAEVAKQKAHQYLGTYYREVLKHYKFGASGLEKVKGYEGYTQWETKIAADPDGHVNDFIERNAWGTPDQVIEKLTHAHQRTNCSQILAHAFMGACRPTRPSTA
- a CDS encoding CaiB/BaiF CoA transferase family protein, whose product is MTPRTGALSDVRVVDLTQMLAGPFCTMVLADLGADVVKVEPLSGDMVRELGPFASDDTMWAFGGYFQSVNRNKRSIALDLKSPAGREAFLSLIDSAHVVVENYRSGVMDRLGLGYEMLAERNPALVYAAIRGFGDERTGASPYREWPAFDVVAQAVGGLVGINGRPGQPTKAGPGVGDLFPAVLAAVGILAALRDAERTGRGQFLDVAMADAVLALCERIVYQHSYTGAVPAPEGNGHPMLSPFDIFPCVDGWVAIAAHRDHFWARLCGLVGRPELASHPDYATNAARVQHRDAVATLITDWASARTRDEVVEVLGGQVPCGPVHDAESLTHDAHFAARDMLVRLAQPGSSQELAVVGSPIKLAGTPVDTFRRAPLLGEDADDLLLEAGYDEARIAALRSGGALAPRPV
- a CDS encoding dihydrodipicolinate synthase family protein; its protein translation is MGATPFDDQGRLDEDALRAHVQWLSSEGISVLPASASSGEGPLLSDEEVFRVWEIVVEEAAGRFPVVVANREFPTAAENIRFAREAESRGLDGIQLYPPTLGHVIAPTTDVLEAFYEDVLPHVRLPVLVSSNQATGFEVPLAVHERLLARHEHIFAFYKNHSDLMNCASAYARMAPRTTVLTGFVRLPMAFLLGATGELDHVQNLMPRTARALHDALHTGDLARASTAYARIVEAQAATTRFGQEEGLNRMPVYKGVLRALGRPGTWATRAPYRPLSDEQQSRLAAVVDRLGLAELEGLA